A DNA window from Desulfatibacillum aliphaticivorans DSM 15576 contains the following coding sequences:
- a CDS encoding branched-chain amino acid ABC transporter permease encodes MSWQRMGGLMAIIYGGLAIMPLFVGGVDYMMHILIMILIWGVVASCWDLIMGFAGIFSFGQVAFFVIGAYASAIVSNKFGIPPFFSIFIAGGIAAVLGVLVGLPCLRLKGAYVALVTFAVHMILEPFLKGHMGRAIGTGGSRGILTIPPINIFGYAFTPDNKVAVFYLTLVLAVICSIIILMVIRSFWGTAFLALKDSEDFSASLGVSAFKYKLAVFALTSFLTGMVGGFYAHYVGMLSTRMLGIDLFVTLMIMLVIGGIGQFPGAILGAIVTVTLNEMLSPLGPYRPLILGGLVVVLVLLLPDGVIGLLRRIFNGKSKTREAEA; translated from the coding sequence ATGAGTTGGCAGCGCATGGGCGGCCTTATGGCCATAATATACGGCGGGCTGGCGATTATGCCTCTTTTTGTCGGCGGCGTGGATTACATGATGCATATCCTGATCATGATCCTGATTTGGGGCGTAGTGGCCTCGTGCTGGGACCTGATCATGGGTTTCGCAGGCATTTTCAGCTTCGGCCAGGTGGCTTTTTTCGTCATCGGGGCTTACGCCTCGGCCATTGTATCCAATAAATTCGGCATTCCGCCGTTTTTTTCCATATTCATCGCGGGCGGTATAGCCGCCGTGCTGGGCGTTTTGGTGGGGCTGCCGTGTTTGCGTCTGAAAGGCGCCTACGTGGCTTTGGTGACCTTCGCCGTGCACATGATCCTGGAGCCTTTTCTGAAGGGACACATGGGCCGGGCCATCGGCACGGGCGGCTCCCGGGGCATCCTGACCATCCCCCCCATCAATATTTTCGGATATGCATTCACGCCGGATAACAAGGTGGCGGTGTTCTACCTGACCCTGGTTCTGGCCGTGATTTGCTCCATAATCATCCTCATGGTCATCCGCTCGTTTTGGGGCACGGCCTTTCTGGCGCTGAAAGACAGCGAGGATTTTTCCGCCAGCCTGGGAGTCAGCGCCTTCAAATACAAGCTGGCGGTGTTCGCCCTGACCAGCTTCCTCACCGGCATGGTGGGCGGCTTCTACGCCCATTATGTGGGCATGCTGTCCACACGGATGCTTGGCATAGACCTGTTCGTCACCCTCATGATCATGCTGGTCATCGGCGGAATCGGGCAGTTTCCCGGCGCCATCCTGGGCGCCATAGTCACGGTTACATTGAACGAAATGCTGTCTCCTCTTGGGCCTTACAGGCCTTTGATCCTGGGGGGGCTGGTGGTGGTCCTGGTGCTTTTGCTGCCAGATGGAGTGATCGGCCTTTTACGCCGCATCTTCAACGGAAAAAGCAAAACCCGGGAAGCGGAGGCATGA
- a CDS encoding 4Fe-4S dicluster domain-containing protein, whose amino-acid sequence MAKTFFIKTNFDLCTGCSLCQLACSQRLLGGYNPHRALLRITHKAENLYHFPTVCNQCENAYCANVCPAKAISRDPETRALVVDRDKCIGCNMCRKYCPIEMVGVDPDLKKSVKCDLCGGDPACVAACPTGALELAYRVVPDEEEEEPNG is encoded by the coding sequence ATGGCCAAAACCTTTTTTATCAAGACTAACTTTGACCTGTGCACGGGTTGCAGCCTTTGCCAATTGGCCTGCTCCCAGCGCCTCTTGGGGGGCTACAACCCGCACAGGGCGTTGCTCCGCATAACTCACAAGGCGGAGAATCTCTACCACTTTCCCACGGTTTGCAATCAGTGTGAAAACGCCTACTGCGCCAATGTCTGCCCGGCCAAGGCCATCAGCCGCGATCCCGAAACCCGCGCCCTGGTGGTGGACCGCGATAAATGCATAGGCTGCAACATGTGCCGTAAGTATTGCCCCATTGAAATGGTCGGCGTGGACCCGGACCTGAAAAAATCCGTCAAGTGCGACTTGTGCGGCGGCGATCCCGCTTGCGTGGCAGCCTGCCCGACAGGGGCCTTGGAACTGGCATACAGAGTTGTCCCTGATGAGGAAGAGGAGGAGCCCAATGGCTGA
- a CDS encoding long-chain-fatty-acid--CoA ligase encodes MEEKFWHKSYDPGVPAFINYPKVGAHEILSMTAFSCPNKVATSFFGTETTFIELKRMSSRFANALKNAGVKKGDRVGLHLPNSPQYIVAYYGALSLGAIVVNLNPMYTPEELTALCSNTGVSTLISFDMVVPLIQEVAKAANIERVIITKVTDFINGMPQSTPEELKLEKEWFHFSQFLADCTDTTPNRPRIDGEDAALIQFTGGTTGLPKGAVLTHNNLIAACFNLKFWCDPAWEMLSVDKRYTLSVLPFFHVYGDVVAMNMSIMTGATQIVVPRFDIEEIMGIIGLMENPMFLPAVPTMINAILNHPKAKELELDRRFTFLNSGGAPIAVSLLEQGRDLGVNMSEGWGMSETTSVGLGTPVQGTTKPGSVGIPISNMEIKLIDPEDGVTEVGPGQKGELLIKGPVVMKEYWNNPEETAGQLKDGWLHTGDVAIQDEEGYLSIVDRTKDMIIAGGYNIYPREIDEVLSTHPKVAEVVTVGIPDEYRGETVKAYVVPKPGQELTEQDIIAFSKEKLAPYKQPKMVEFREELPKSAVGKLLRKVLRAEHEAKKNQ; translated from the coding sequence ACCGAAACCACGTTCATCGAACTGAAAAGGATGTCCTCCCGTTTTGCAAACGCCTTGAAAAACGCCGGCGTTAAAAAGGGAGACCGGGTCGGCCTGCATCTGCCCAACAGCCCCCAGTACATCGTCGCCTATTACGGAGCCTTGAGCCTGGGCGCCATCGTGGTCAACCTGAACCCCATGTACACCCCGGAAGAATTGACCGCCCTGTGCAGCAACACCGGCGTCAGCACGCTCATCTCCTTTGATATGGTCGTGCCTTTGATCCAGGAAGTGGCCAAAGCCGCGAACATCGAACGGGTTATCATCACCAAGGTTACCGATTTCATCAACGGCATGCCCCAGAGCACGCCTGAAGAACTGAAGCTGGAAAAGGAATGGTTCCATTTTTCCCAGTTCCTGGCCGATTGCACGGACACAACCCCCAACAGGCCCCGGATCGACGGCGAAGACGCCGCCCTCATCCAGTTTACCGGCGGCACCACCGGCCTGCCCAAGGGCGCGGTCCTGACCCATAACAACCTGATCGCCGCTTGCTTCAACCTCAAGTTCTGGTGCGATCCGGCCTGGGAAATGCTGTCCGTGGACAAGCGCTACACCCTGTCCGTCCTGCCTTTCTTCCATGTGTACGGCGACGTGGTGGCCATGAACATGTCCATCATGACCGGCGCCACCCAGATCGTGGTTCCGCGTTTTGACATCGAGGAAATCATGGGCATCATCGGTCTCATGGAGAATCCCATGTTCCTGCCTGCGGTCCCGACCATGATCAACGCGATCCTGAATCATCCCAAGGCCAAGGAACTGGAACTGGACCGCCGGTTCACCTTCCTGAACAGCGGCGGCGCCCCCATCGCAGTGAGCCTGCTGGAGCAAGGCCGCGACCTGGGCGTGAACATGTCCGAAGGCTGGGGCATGAGCGAAACCACTTCCGTGGGCCTGGGCACCCCGGTCCAGGGAACCACCAAGCCCGGCTCCGTGGGCATTCCCATTTCCAACATGGAAATCAAGCTCATCGACCCCGAAGACGGCGTTACCGAAGTGGGGCCGGGCCAGAAGGGCGAGCTTTTGATCAAGGGCCCCGTGGTCATGAAGGAATACTGGAACAACCCCGAGGAAACCGCCGGACAGCTTAAGGACGGCTGGCTCCACACCGGCGACGTGGCCATCCAGGACGAGGAAGGCTACCTCTCCATCGTGGACCGCACCAAGGACATGATCATCGCTGGCGGATACAACATCTATCCCCGTGAAATCGACGAAGTCCTGTCCACCCATCCTAAGGTCGCGGAAGTCGTGACCGTGGGCATCCCGGACGAATACCGCGGCGAGACCGTCAAGGCCTATGTGGTGCCCAAGCCCGGCCAGGAACTGACCGAGCAGGACATCATCGCCTTCAGTAAGGAAAAGCTGGCGCCTTACAAGCAACCCAAGATGGTGGAATTCCGCGAGGAACTGCCCAAGTCCGCCGTCGGCAAGCTGCTCCGCAAGGTGCTTCGCGCCGAGCACGAAGCCAAAAAGAATCAGTAA
- a CDS encoding ABC transporter ATP-binding protein, with protein MLQTTDLNAFYGQFHVLHDVSIHVREQEVVVILGPNGHGKSTLLKSICGLVDQVQGAITYKDRDITGRPAEKLVNDGVIYIAENRELFPEMSVLENLKLGAYSKNARPFEKKNLAKVLELFPRLEERKKQLASTLSGGEARMLAIARGLMSNADFMCIDEPSLGLQPNLRVEVFNIIKEINKQGKSILLVEQNIPQIAELADRIYMLEEGRITFEGTAQEAGENEHLKEIFLGM; from the coding sequence ATGCTTCAGACAACTGATCTCAACGCATTTTACGGCCAGTTTCACGTGCTGCACGACGTTTCCATCCACGTCCGGGAGCAGGAAGTGGTTGTGATCCTGGGCCCCAACGGCCACGGCAAAAGCACCTTGCTGAAATCCATTTGCGGCCTGGTGGATCAGGTGCAGGGCGCCATCACCTACAAGGATCGGGACATTACGGGCAGGCCCGCGGAAAAGCTGGTGAACGACGGCGTTATTTACATTGCGGAAAACCGGGAGTTGTTTCCCGAAATGAGCGTGCTGGAAAACCTCAAGCTGGGCGCCTACTCCAAAAACGCCCGGCCTTTTGAAAAGAAAAACCTGGCCAAGGTTCTGGAGCTTTTTCCCAGGCTGGAAGAGCGGAAAAAACAGCTTGCCAGCACCCTGAGCGGCGGCGAAGCCCGTATGCTGGCCATCGCCCGGGGGCTCATGAGCAATGCGGACTTCATGTGCATTGACGAGCCCTCCCTGGGGCTTCAGCCCAATTTACGGGTGGAAGTCTTCAATATTATCAAAGAAATCAACAAGCAGGGTAAATCCATCCTTTTAGTGGAACAGAATATTCCTCAGATTGCTGAGCTTGCCGACCGCATTTACATGCTGGAGGAAGGCCGGATCACCTTTGAAGGCACAGCCCAGGAAGCCGGGGAAAACGAACATTTAAAGGAAATTTTCTTGGGGATGTAA
- a CDS encoding ABC transporter substrate-binding protein: MKKLVSLILTITVALAMAVPVMAADTIKVGVPLAMTGAYTDTGDNYWKGIKIAIDEINASGGLLGKQLEPVRFDTQEFAPERVMQGADYLCGKMKVDSVHAGWAGWGQDVRAYGKYTAPFFADDGSQSAVDVFNQDPKKYSNIYQLTDTDINQASSMFRVLMALPYEYPNKKVAIITADDAWGTGVGETLAKNFKKEGWKVALHEEVPYGTREWGPILTRIRKAKPAIIHLEIVSAQEVITFFRQFMESPTKSILSYGYSIVPREVVQTMGTEADGIIGEVPTAMPTPTAPTPEAQAWVENFKKIWGHQPQAGSWAAYSGVKAWAAAVEAVGDAKDHAAVCKYISTKGYKGETGWWKWDKSNVMRAGGDVPIGHYQVQGGELVTIFTDPPVKPYKDFKFQTPRWCK, from the coding sequence TTGAAAAAGCTGGTTAGTTTGATTCTGACGATCACAGTCGCCCTGGCGATGGCCGTTCCGGTCATGGCCGCGGACACCATTAAGGTTGGCGTTCCCCTGGCTATGACGGGCGCCTACACGGACACCGGAGACAATTACTGGAAAGGCATCAAGATTGCCATCGACGAAATCAATGCGTCCGGGGGGCTGTTGGGCAAACAGCTTGAGCCCGTGCGGTTCGACACCCAGGAATTCGCCCCGGAAAGGGTTATGCAGGGCGCCGACTATCTGTGCGGCAAAATGAAAGTCGATTCCGTGCATGCGGGATGGGCCGGTTGGGGCCAGGACGTGCGCGCCTACGGCAAGTACACCGCTCCTTTCTTCGCTGACGACGGCTCCCAGTCCGCGGTGGACGTATTCAACCAGGATCCCAAGAAATACTCCAACATCTATCAGCTTACGGACACGGACATCAACCAGGCTTCCAGTATGTTCCGGGTTTTGATGGCTCTGCCTTACGAGTACCCCAACAAGAAAGTCGCCATCATCACGGCGGACGACGCCTGGGGAACCGGCGTGGGCGAAACCCTGGCCAAAAACTTCAAGAAGGAAGGCTGGAAAGTGGCTCTGCATGAAGAAGTGCCTTACGGCACCCGTGAATGGGGACCCATCCTCACTCGGATTCGCAAAGCCAAACCCGCTATCATTCATCTGGAAATCGTCAGCGCTCAGGAAGTCATCACCTTCTTCCGTCAGTTCATGGAATCCCCGACAAAATCCATCCTGAGCTACGGCTACTCCATTGTCCCCAGGGAAGTGGTCCAGACCATGGGCACGGAAGCCGACGGCATCATCGGCGAAGTTCCCACTGCCATGCCCACCCCCACCGCACCTACGCCCGAAGCTCAGGCCTGGGTGGAAAACTTCAAGAAAATCTGGGGCCATCAGCCTCAGGCCGGCTCCTGGGCAGCCTATAGCGGCGTAAAAGCCTGGGCCGCGGCCGTGGAAGCCGTGGGCGATGCAAAGGACCATGCAGCCGTTTGCAAATACATCTCCACCAAGGGCTACAAAGGCGAGACCGGCTGGTGGAAATGGGACAAGAGCAACGTCATGCGCGCCGGCGGGGATGTGCCCATCGGACATTATCAGGTGCAGGGCGGCGAGTTGGTGACCATCTTCACCGATCCTCCGGTCAAGCCCTACAAGGACTTCAAATTCCAGACGCCCAGGTGGTGTAAATAG
- a CDS encoding FadR/GntR family transcriptional regulator: MKDNPMFSPVRVGRAGEDVALQIEAAIMDGRVKPGERLPSERDLHVQFGASRGVVREALRALKQKGLIEIKKGAKGGAFIKEAELHNASESLGLFLKLQRISAQSLIEFRESMDRTITTLAITRADAEEKQQLLEGAIQLGNLLNKEDPDMDAVHELDRRLNIRLARMTKNPVFEWIMRAVQLGLSSHDAVLYEDDEYRSRTAGNWRETAQAIADNEPLKALSYIGYHYVMLQKCLEDREVQENNLRAEGQDADFWASTPDIPGP; the protein is encoded by the coding sequence ATGAAAGATAATCCCATGTTTTCCCCCGTCAGGGTGGGCAGGGCCGGCGAAGACGTGGCCCTGCAAATTGAAGCGGCCATCATGGACGGCCGGGTTAAGCCCGGAGAACGCCTGCCCAGCGAACGGGATTTGCACGTCCAGTTCGGCGCCAGTCGGGGCGTGGTGCGGGAGGCCCTTCGGGCGCTCAAGCAAAAAGGGCTCATTGAGATTAAAAAAGGCGCCAAGGGCGGGGCCTTTATTAAAGAGGCGGAGCTTCATAACGCCAGCGAGTCGTTAGGCTTGTTCCTCAAGCTTCAACGCATCAGCGCCCAATCCTTGATTGAGTTCCGCGAAAGCATGGACCGGACCATCACAACCCTGGCCATCACCAGAGCCGACGCCGAAGAGAAGCAACAGCTTCTGGAAGGCGCCATCCAACTGGGAAACCTGCTTAACAAGGAAGATCCGGACATGGATGCGGTCCATGAACTGGACCGGAGGCTGAACATCCGGCTGGCCAGGATGACCAAGAATCCGGTTTTTGAATGGATTATGCGGGCCGTGCAGTTGGGATTAAGCTCTCACGATGCGGTTTTGTACGAAGACGACGAGTACCGTTCCAGAACGGCGGGCAACTGGCGGGAGACCGCCCAGGCCATTGCCGACAACGAGCCTCTGAAGGCGTTGTCCTATATAGGCTACCATTACGTCATGCTGCAAAAATGCCTGGAGGACAGGGAAGTCCAGGAAAACAATCTACGGGCCGAGGGCCAGGACGCGGATTTTTGGGCGTCCACGCCCGACATCCCCGGTCCCTGA
- a CDS encoding branched-chain amino acid ABC transporter permease yields the protein MLMEYVDVFISGLTNGSVYALMAVGLTLVYGVSKAFNFAYGSFYSLGGYLAWVLLAGIGIWGGYISVFIVALPLLMVFGYVTEKLIVAPLRSRSDWEIKVMMITLGLALFMDNFYQVVFGSRMKSLPPIVDGVWDLGDIVISYQDIVILVLSVSGILAFRWILNNTRIGMAVRAVAQNPEGARIVGIPKDRVFAATFAISTVMVGAGGVLLAQKYFVSPTGGWDILVKSWVITAFGGMGSIQGGLYAAFILGMLEAFVGYWFGMTWVLFALFAVLLATLAVRPQGLMGKWG from the coding sequence ATGCTTATGGAATATGTGGACGTATTCATAAGCGGACTGACCAACGGCTCGGTCTACGCCCTCATGGCCGTGGGCCTCACCCTGGTCTACGGCGTATCCAAGGCCTTTAACTTCGCCTACGGCTCCTTTTACAGTCTGGGCGGATACCTGGCCTGGGTGCTTTTGGCCGGCATTGGAATATGGGGCGGATACATCTCCGTGTTCATCGTCGCCCTGCCGCTGCTCATGGTCTTTGGCTACGTGACGGAAAAGCTCATTGTCGCGCCTTTGCGGAGCCGCTCTGACTGGGAGATCAAAGTCATGATGATCACCCTGGGCCTGGCCTTGTTCATGGACAATTTCTACCAGGTGGTTTTTGGATCCCGGATGAAATCCCTGCCGCCCATCGTGGACGGGGTTTGGGATCTCGGGGATATCGTGATTTCCTATCAGGATATAGTGATCCTGGTGCTGTCGGTCAGCGGCATCCTGGCTTTTCGCTGGATTCTCAATAACACCCGCATCGGCATGGCGGTTCGGGCTGTGGCCCAGAACCCGGAAGGCGCCAGGATCGTGGGCATCCCCAAGGACCGGGTTTTCGCCGCCACCTTCGCCATTTCCACGGTCATGGTGGGCGCGGGCGGGGTTTTGCTGGCCCAGAAATATTTCGTCTCCCCCACCGGAGGATGGGACATCCTGGTCAAATCGTGGGTCATCACCGCCTTCGGCGGCATGGGCTCCATCCAGGGCGGCCTGTACGCCGCGTTCATCCTGGGCATGCTGGAAGCCTTTGTGGGCTATTGGTTCGGCATGACCTGGGTTCTTTTTGCATTGTTTGCAGTTCTCTTAGCCACCCTGGCCGTCAGGCCCCAGGGGCTGATGGGCAAATGGGGGTAG
- a CDS encoding ABC transporter ATP-binding protein, with protein MLEAIHLTKKFGELVAVNDLSFKVDENQIFGIAGPNGAGKSTVYNLITGFYPFDGKLLFNGKDIAGKKPHQIAKMGIARTFQVPRTFPSLTVEEALSVGSRFGDDNGFDSQYVDFLLHFLNFEEDRSCNTGALDLLGKKKLMMGAALATRPKLLMLDEPMAGSNAHEIQELMDFIRRINEEMGVTIIIIEHFMKVLTELTETLLIIESGAKIASGDPEKVTSNKQVVECYLGDAYASDN; from the coding sequence GTGCTAGAAGCAATCCATCTTACCAAAAAATTTGGAGAACTGGTTGCAGTCAACGACTTGAGCTTTAAGGTGGACGAAAACCAGATCTTTGGCATAGCCGGCCCCAACGGCGCCGGAAAATCCACTGTATACAACCTCATCACCGGATTTTACCCCTTTGACGGCAAGCTCCTTTTCAACGGCAAAGATATCGCCGGCAAGAAGCCCCACCAAATCGCAAAAATGGGCATAGCCCGCACCTTTCAGGTTCCCCGCACATTCCCCTCCCTCACCGTGGAGGAGGCGCTGAGCGTAGGCTCGCGCTTTGGGGATGACAACGGCTTTGACTCCCAGTACGTGGATTTTTTGCTGCACTTCCTGAATTTCGAAGAAGATCGCTCTTGCAACACCGGCGCCCTGGACCTGTTGGGCAAGAAAAAGCTCATGATGGGCGCCGCCCTGGCTACAAGGCCCAAGCTCCTTATGCTGGACGAGCCCATGGCAGGCTCCAACGCCCATGAAATCCAGGAGTTGATGGATTTCATCCGCCGCATCAACGAGGAAATGGGCGTCACCATCATCATCATCGAGCATTTCATGAAGGTGCTGACCGAGCTGACGGAAACCCTGCTCATCATCGAGTCCGGCGCAAAGATCGCCAGCGGAGATCCCGAAAAGGTCACCAGCAACAAGCAGGTGGTGGAATGCTACCTGGGGGACGCCTATGCTTCAGACAACTGA